ttttattttttcgaaattttgcttagtttttaaaatataggcaaaaaatcagtaaaagcatgtgacccgtgttcaaatttttgaatcatgggtgataaaaaaaagttctaggccctaatttaaaaaatgaaaaaacactatctagattttggccatatctaaacgtttgacttaaaaacttacctcagtgatgcttcatttagacgctatggcggaccaaaaatggttaaaagtggtcaaaagtgaacttgccgaaaatcgcgatttagaaaaatacagcggattttaggtccatttttgaagattattccatgaatatataatccggtgacttgtgacgtttggtcaagttagaaaatgagaaggggcgtccaactgcagcagattggcatttttttggtgatttagaaggtaaaatatacaatatgaaaaaattatccgtgcacattcggcatatgtttatccacatggtgtagccattttatttactgcagtcttgtttccatggtgcagcagagcttccggcaaggccgcgacgtcgcgtcggcgtttgaggagcgacagggcgcggggacagacagacaggttactctgtattaaaatttgtggACATCAGAAAATTAggatagaataactgacaagcaattattttagcagataatcaggaagttttatgaaatgaagaataaattgagacataatcatgataattgcgatttctgttttgtaggcctactaattttcataattttgctttaaaaatttatttatcgttttggtgattttcttttttcttttttttttttttttttttttggtgttgacaaatattgcatttttatgttcattgtccttttctgaaccgcaaacatgatgttgttactactcgttgctttttctttttagttggtgcttgactGCTTGAGAGGCATCacgccaaagataggcattttaacgcccgttatagctaggcctacatcacaggaatcccaagtaaaattttaaaagattctgatgtgtcgcattactcaatattccgttttgttattgtaattgtttgttgttatcatattttatttttaactttttacggaatatcaaacacgtacaaaagtcataggcctattagacgtataggcctaaagccacaataaagttgtaaaatattttgtaccgcataaaaagtgaataaaatacaacaacaaaaataaaaaaaagtgtgtctgttgttgttttcaatcaaataaacgtgtaaaaagtggggtaaaagttgtaatatgtcttgaataaacttcttgtaaaacggacaaaaagtaggcctatatatgttaaacgggcaaaacacggagaggtcacaagaaaactgaaaaacacggaaattaaCATTATAGCCTAACAAatccgaatttcaaaagtagaaaaggaaacacttatggctttaaattaaattgtggtttatgcagtaggcctactgtatatataggcatcatgctataaagagcgttttaaaacactgcatgaaaacattcacaaaaaatgctttaaagcagtttaccttttaaagtaggcctatgcagaaaacattataaacgtgaaagttgaaagccagacaaacattgcaaataaaaaggcactcggccaaaacattcgcaaaaagtgttgtaaaaccaaaagcttttatcgcaatcatggtatatAATACtagtagacctaataggcctactaatggaaatgtagttaaaatgggttctgaaaaaagcacgaatttgcgttttcttTTTACTGGgggtcgccattttgtgcgaTTTTGTTGGGTAGAAAACCGTACAGGAATCACAgtggtaccacatgtgtacactcatgctgatttcaaatatcgacatttttgacatagagttgtaggcctatatgcctagatggtcgatatgatgtattgaaatgtcaatcaggagtagagaacgtttgaaaacgaatcttaaatccgtgttttaatatcactttgaaacattattaagGGCAttaggtatataggcctaccggtagtagaCTAACtatattttttatggtcttcaaaattaagacgagactgaacgaccgcaaaggctcccgaaccaaggctgggactgcataaaagGTAGGTCTATATTCTTGTCCgactacaccaacttggtaaatcaaataataacaatgaaatgaatgaatgaatgaatgaatgaaataaaacaaatttttaaacataacataataagcctaatgatgtactatacgggctaagtctagcctactagcaaaatatttagggcttacgttttctatcgtatctatcAGATTGCGtaatcattacagggcttcttacgggtaactacttcttacagataaatttcatcttttcaagttcagaatgaaacttgaacaacaaaacaaaaacaaacaaaaaattcactattatgttcaaatttaaaaaaaaacctataatttataccactatatcagcactttttggcaaaatttatcgagtaggcctaggcctactgattctgggacggggacggggacggtggtggtctgcactttgtcggcccgcagtttcgcaatgcaatggtgcaagctttacctaccttggaagagatcaatacgataaaatacggtagtgatcgcgattggcgactccagcgcctcaatcagtaatcacctcgtccatccagtttaccatgtgtgcgtgtctttgctagctgctATGCGCGCATGCAagcgttacgagaacgcgatctatttcggaaaacaatgatttatttgcttttgcattttgacaaattctttaatgaaaaatggtctttaaaatagcttttcttatggttcaaattttaagatttctttaaaatctattaatgacaagataaaatacggtttgaagatgacattagtgatgaaaactcaattttggccatgtaacacttcagtgatcctgtgtgcatccttaaggtatcagcagtagatgtgagacATCATCAGTAAAGGCACTATAACAATTATACTTCATCATTTTTTCTCCTCCAGGTTCATGGACATGCCAGGTGATAATCAGAAAAATGAGACTGTTCATGTTGCCACCAACGACAGCTGTTGTAGCATTATTCCTGTGGTCTCTTCTTGTACCACTAACCACAGAGACCTCTGCAGGTGTACCCAAAGGACATGGAGAACCTCTCGGTAACCATAGAGACTCAGACGGCCATGTTGATATATTGACCACACTTCCATCACCTCAAGAATTCTGGGACAAATATGTTAGCAAAAGAAGACCTGTTTTATTTAGTGGTGCAGCAAGGAGTTCCCCAGGGATGCAACTGTGGACCGATGAATACATGCTTGAAAAATTTGGTGATTTGAAAGTGAGAATTGAAGGGAAGCATCAGAAGGAGGGCAAATATCCTGAAGGAGAGAAGGGAATAGCACAGGATACCTTGAGGAATGTGTTGCAGACCTACAGGACTAGGGATGTGTATGTGGTGTCTCAGATACCAGATCCATTGACTGAACAGGTACaatcagggtcagaaattcggcgagaatccgagaatccattctcgcaaagattctcatcAACagaattgcaagaatctaaatggattctcgtaaatatttcaatttatcatacaaagttatatggcgagaatccatgaattcttgcaaaattccactgggagaatccaaaaggattctcgcacttggttgcAGATTTCTGACCCTGACAATAGttcaaataaaagaaataaactatagtaggaattccaattgaatgaacgcagctttcaatagcgtgacttTCTTGTGAACACTGAGCGATGTACGCCagtgtgtgcgactgtgcgtgagtaacgtggaagtgaatctaaccatgccaacgcactcatgattggttagcattgtgtccaaggtcgtgcgttcgcattgtagttagaatcgcggttggatcgagtacagctgttgaaatctacattcattcaattggaattcctactataaatCATTGGATTTTTTGATCACCCTACACTGCCAGACCCACAAGGCCACATAAAACATGCCAAATAAgggttttgtgcatttttttaaagcagaCATCATAAATTCTCCATTAAATGTGAGATTTTGATGCACTGGTGGAAAAATGTCATCAAATGGAATCAGGGGAACAGACAAAAACTATTGGTCACACAAGTCCTTTCATGTTAGCCATGCCaggtttttaagtttaaaaaaatgtcagtatGCTCTAGAATTCCTCTAGCATTCCTGAGTTTGGTAGTTtacttgtttgtctgtttatttgtttgatttgtgGAGGCTTGCTACCCAATATCTACAGTGATTTTGACTATATACATGTTTAACTTTGTATCCTTATTTCCAGGTCGCAGTTCTCCCTTTCCTGACATGTGGTACCTTCAAAGACCACATCTTAGAATCCAACCTGTGGTTAGGTGGCCATGGTACACAAAGCCAGATCCACAAAGATGCCGACAATGCCATCAATTGCCTCTTCAGTGGTACAAAAACTTGGATCATGATTAGCCAAGACTATGAACATCTGCTCCCTGTGGTGTCGAGTGGTGGATATTCTGCAAGGGCCACCATCGATCCTGATGACGTTGACCTGATAAAGTATCCCAAATTCAGTGAAGTGCCGTATactcatgtggatatgaaaccTGGCGACTGTCTCTTTATTCCAGCTAGTAAGAACTACACTTTAATCccagactgaattaaaaagactagtttgcatctgacatcagtgacatcactgtcaatcaagcAAATTCCCCATGaaccttgattggttagtagcccgtaaaaggaaggttgattcatctgatgTCTTCATCAGataaaaggaatcacagaaaatggaaAGCAATTATAGCACTTTTCTAGGCATGGTACGTGCCTTCAGTAAAAAAGTTTCCTGtaaaaagacctaacttttgagatgatttgtatgtttgaaggtctAAAATTAAACAACGGTGTGTAAAATAAACTTGCTTACTGCTTATGTCTTGTCTCTCTAGTCCAGTATCCTCGATTAGTTGCTTAAGGGGGTATATTAtaacaccctggccaatttattTGCCTataactactacactgaaaattcagcaactcaaggcaattagttattgatttattgatcaaatattggttttcccatCATTACTTGTcaccatatcttacttgtccttcCGTGGTTGTCCTTTTGATCTTTTACCAAAATATTGGTTTGAATTCACAGGTCATTGGCACCAAGTCAACTCTCACGGATCCAAGAACTTGGCTGTATCCATCATGATGTCCCGCCTCAAAGAAGTTGACCTCTCAGAGTGTGATGGCATTGACCTTGATTTCAAACCTCTTAGTGAGATGAATATGGTGTTTACTTATGATGGTTATAGTGAACAGACTATGGGGGATATGGATCCATTTGAACTGAGGTGAGTGTGTCTTCTTTAAAAGTTGTTGTGCTTGCCTGCATTATATtagacattcttaaacacttgagaatgttcctgcaatcttattggttcttacccgtgtgatatgacacgatatcacacgggtcagctgCGTAATGCATCGACGCGATCACGCGTGCTCGCTTTTTGAACCAATGGGAGGCGCAgtgcaacaacgggactggtcgattttaagccctaggtaattccttgtaaaatgtagaatttaatttgattaaaatttgtaatacttatgatatttttattattttgaattgaagtgtttaagaatgagaataaaggtattgtttttagcagctggagtgcatctatcgtctcatataacacgagcgacatcattatttttggcgtaaaacaactcggctccgcctcgttgttttacttaaaataatgatgtcgcccgtgttatatgagacgatagatgcactccagcggctaaaaacaatacctttattctctaaatagagTACAGCTGGATGCATATTGAACTGCACGGCTGTGTGCACTATTGTTGGTGTTGCACGTAACATTGTATACTTaggggattcaatcatgtttcaccaagGGCAGCTATAAGCTGCCTgagtgaagtaaaccacgcagacgcgccggacgcgagttgttaaacggtgatgaacaacggtgaaacattgaACGaccttcaacaacaaaaacaagctaaagaccATATAATTCAaaggattatttcatgaggaatgtcagttaatcattgccactcagtcTTATGAAAAGGTAGGTGATTTCAGCAATGAAACAACAGAATAaagcggcaatgtttagccgctacctccaaAAATACGGAATTCAACTTGTATATgcgcacacaagttccaggcatgatgtTTCAATTTGTTGACCTTGTCTTTCGGGGAAACTAAGGTCTGATGCAATGTCTAAGAAGATACTTTATGCGGGTGATATTCAGCAATGTTTGTTCTATCTGGAAATGGGCACTATAAACTCATTTTTCACTCACTGTTGTAGTATTTATTGAGTGGTTTTTAAACAAGCACGTAAAACTACGGTGAGATTTTTAGGAAAACTATATATACTATTATAATTTCTATATTATAATGACATGTGTATCTCTATCATTATTTCAGAGAAAGAATTGTGGAGCTTTGCAGTGCCATAAAAGAGCTTAGTTTTTCTGCTGTTTATCATGAATTTTTCCATGTAAGTTGTtttccatattgtaacatttgcataGAAGGACTTCATCAATGTTTTTCAGAATTCAGATTTTTGCACAATTGTGATATATGTGAATAAGCTTAGGTGCTGAATTTAATCTGAGGTTTTAAAAATCAATGGGTCCCATCATTTTATGCAAatgatcaaaatactagtaaccataccgcggaaacatgggatgttgcctcaggggatcgacgctaggtcaggtaccgcgtgagcaaactcaaaaatagcgcaaacagcttTCTTCGCGCGTAAGATTcacgcgtaagataagcgatgtcgcaaGGTCTGTACGCTGCACctgcgtcagctgaattcgagtacgcttagagggcacaggcatggaaaattccaatctgtgtattaataatctaagctaGTAACACTGTGCATAcaggcactaggatccacaacatcatcatctatcagggcacagtccaGTAACTGCaatacatttgcatattcattgaatGGCCTTTGGAAATTtgtatgggtacaaaaactcatgcactgcaacttgaggtcaaattatacccgcatgcgaagcatgaacgggtatattgccattctatggtttcttctcctccttcttctcctcctccatcaaacacatcattctgtcaaggctagcgctaaaactacaagggccacagggcccatatgtggcacacttatgggccctaccacGTAGATTTAtgctttgcccatcttggccccagaggtcaaaggtcacgggccccaggggcccaaatgtaaaaaatacaaagcatgccgtttctcatcaaatgaagcagcctcagggccctgagttggtacaatgatagccccaggggtactctatatatacaagtatacatgagccccacatgtcatatattatgggccccagggccccaaatgttaaaataaggggcaacagattgacagggctagcgctaaaactacaagggccccaaggcccatatgtggtacacttatgggccctacccgtagatttatcatttgcacatcttggccccagaggtcaaaggtcacgggccccaggggcccaatgtaaaaatacaaagcatgctgtttctcattaaatgaagcagcctcagggccctgagttggttcaCTGATAGATCCAGTggtactctatatatatatacaagtatacataagccccacatgttatatattatgggccccagggccccaaatgttaaaataaggggcaacagattgacaaggctagctataaaactacaagggcactagagctcatatgtggcacatgtatgggccctaagttgaaaattgccttttgcccattttggccccagatgtttaattaAGTCTAGGGGCCCCataggcccaaatgttaaaacaaagggccggtcgtttctcagcaaataaaggagctacagggttcagatttggtacactaataggtctttagcattatattgttatatgtatatatgagaccCCAtgcgtcacataatatgggccccagggccccaaaagctaaaacatagggccggcgttattcaataaagaaagcagctacaatgcccagcttgagtctgctgatagcacttgagaattatatttcaacatacgcacatgagccccataagtcaaatattatgggccccgggccccaaatgttaaagcaaaggcccggccgtttttcatcaaataaagcaactttagagctcagagtttgtacacagattacacctgagaattatattgttatatgtacatatgagccccatatgtcgcaccaaacgctaaaacatagggccagccgttaatcagtaaataaagcagctacagtgcccagcttgagtctactgatagcacttgagaattatacttcaacatatgtacatgagcctcataagtcaaatattatgggccccagggccccaaatgttaaaaaagggccgtccgtttatcatcaaataaagcagcttcagggctcagagtttgtacacagattgcacctgagaattatattgttaataacacccatcccatcccaccccatacacgtaggactaaacagattcacagacaatagcgtaattataatatagactaggcggttacccgtatttcgcagttctcggctgtcatagttattggcttttgcaaatctcaaaatcgttgaccatggatgacctaacaaacgcaaacctgggcttccttggccaaagttatacacccaccgaccaagtttgagctccatgagcaatttgaaatcttagttttttgacctatgacctctcaaccgtaagtctgacaaaaaggtcacaatggaacttttgtttgttagtccaatttccacctacccaccaagtatgagctccataggcaatttgaaattttgacctttttgacctttgacctcttaaccatatgtctgaagaaaagatcaccgtggaaacttttgtttcaGGGCCGGCGCAACCTATGCGACAGGTCAGGCGATCGCCGCACCAGTTTTGAGCAAAgcaaaaaaagagagagagagagagagagaaaaggaagaaagaaagaaagaaagaaagaaagaaagagagaaagaaagaaagaaagagagaaagtatgcaccaaatcggGCGAATTGAGTTCATAAATGCAAAATTTCCCTAGGCAAGGGGATGCTGCCCTTCAATACACTGGACCCCGTATTGGTCATAACTTTACAGCAGGCGCGGTTTAGGGGCGGGCCCTCCTCCCCGcacaaaaaaaagaggaaatgagaaaagaaaaaggGGTAAAAAAAGCTATACAAAAAGGAGAAagggaggagagaaaaagttaaattgcacgtaattgagtaggtccatgcctaaaaaaccgcacatcgatcggaagtaggccctataatataggcctgattattttaggcattacttgaaggcgggtcctcgtaccAAAAGCATGTgcaaattactgcgggcccgccgatatgcagggcctatCACATTTTGTCGCCAAAGTCACTAGacgacaataatagggaaaacttgttcacgaaaggcttcatatggacgggccgtcattcacaaatattttcggctttttcaacatgttctaactaaaattttacatactaatagtgccaaaatggtccaccaaatcgcttcaattaggtcttcattttgcaaaattttccaacttctcagcTCCGAGGGGGGAACTTgatatccccctcagacacccccttgcatagtggataaacaagtgtccattttcgcttctgctttcaacattttgcccatttatttttaaacaggcctacaacaatagggaaaacttgtccacgaaaggcttcatgccatgtcatttcacaaattgtcggttttttcaaactaaaattttacacactaataaagacaaaatggtccaccaaatcgcttcaattaggtcttcattttgcaaaaagttTCTTACTCCTCAGGGGGGCActccccccctcagacacccccctgcgatCGATGCTCGCTTCACGTACATTTTTTACATTtaccatattttattttaaagcacccgggaagcagtcctggatccgcccttgtCACCTTGTATATATTGATGGgtctactttcaaattctcagcggcaccccCACCCCCTTTCCCGGGTTTTATAATGTGAAGTTCTTAATCTGCATATTTACCATTGCAAATTGGGGaaattataatacatgtagagtgattttttttttcgtgatTCTCGCGCAACCGGGACCTTATTTTGGTGTTAACTTAAGTCAAGAATATCcacaattttgttaaaaaaaacaaCAGGAAATGGCTTCTAAGCGCATCCAGAAACAAAAATTTTCAGGGGCCCTAAAGCGGGCCCCTGCACCCGCCCCACGCCGTTAGGCGCTCCGCTCGCGTCGCTCACTACGCTCGAATTGGATAGTATATTTCTAGCGCCGCACCACTTATAAATCCCTTGCGCCGGGCCtgtgtttgttagtccaaggtccacccacccaccaagtttgagttccagaggggcaatttgaaattttgacctttcttgacctatgatctcttaaccgtaggtctgacgaaaaggtcaccgtggaaacttttgtttgttagtccaaggcccacccacctaccaagtttgagatccaaagggacaattgaaaattttgacatttcttgacctatgacctcttaaccgtaggtctgacgaaaagatcactgtggaaacttttgtttgttagtccaaggtccacccacccaccaagtttgagctcaatgggagcaatttgatgttgttacctttcttgacctatgacctcttaaccgtatgtatgacgaaaaggtcaccgtggaaacttctgtttgttagtccaaggtccacccacccaccaagtttgaggtccataggagcaatttgaatttgttacctttcttgacctatgacctcttattcataggtatgatgaaaaggtcaccgtggaaacttttgtttgttagtccaaggtccacccacccaccaagtttgaactccataggggcaatttgaaatttttacctttcttgacctatgacctcttaaccgtaggtctgagaaaaaggtcattgtggaaacttttatttgttgttccaagttccatccacccaccaagtttgagcttcataggggcagtttgaaatttttacctttcttgacctttgacctcttaaccgttggtctgacgaaaaggtaaccgtggaaacttttgtttgatagtccaaggtcaacacaatggcatggctagatttgccattcaaagtatttgaaattagacttcaattgaacttgcccccgtccttgacctt
Above is a window of Amphiura filiformis chromosome 7, Afil_fr2py, whole genome shotgun sequence DNA encoding:
- the LOC140157211 gene encoding uncharacterized protein, translated to MRLFMLPPTTAVVALFLWSLLVPLTTETSAGVPKGHGEPLGNHRDSDGHVDILTTLPSPQEFWDKYVSKRRPVLFSGAARSSPGMQLWTDEYMLEKFGDLKVRIEGKHQKEGKYPEGEKGIAQDTLRNVLQTYRTRDVYVVSQIPDPLTEQVAVLPFLTCGTFKDHILESNLWLGGHGTQSQIHKDADNAINCLFSGTKTWIMISQDYEHLLPVVSSGGYSARATIDPDDVDLIKYPKFSEVPYTHVDMKPGDCLFIPASHWHQVNSHGSKNLAVSIMMSRLKEVDLSECDGIDLDFKPLSEMNMVFTYDGYSEQTMGDMDPFELRERIVELCSAIKELSFSAVYHEFFHKEDEDNEVINNAIDTEMAKGKSSKQQDLHQNKQIFAILDTDGDNFLSCDEEVLPKLSIETLKNLANIISYDPSNSEEYEFSRMGTEVIRILIEHVINKLSNDKAPKMTKEQFLLRYRAVGGSRPVGSQLYDMMDPSQQGYITREMVLSKMEDVISLYDNGLHPHHTQNMPWQADIEIPGSLINEVGTKQQWKAQKIRDDL